Proteins co-encoded in one Ralstonia sp. RRA genomic window:
- a CDS encoding glyoxylate/hydroxypyruvate reductase A, which translates to MHIQIYTPDGKPQPWLDGFAQALPDARLSVWEQGAAQDADYAVVWQPPADMLRGRTDLRAVFNLGAGVDAILGLRAQSPDAIPEGLPIVRLDDAGMAAQMGEYVTHAVLRFFRRLDEYERQQQAKMWRFLKPFNRDEFVVGVLGLGVLGTHIAKTLAGFGFPVRGWSRSAKSIEGIDCRAGTDALPEFLSGTRVLVNVLPLTADTENVIDAKLLAQLAPGAFLVNVARGKHVVEDDLLAAVRSGQIAGAALDVFRKEPLPADHPFWTEPRIHITPHISALTLREVSIAQIARKIRALEAGEPIAGIVDLQRGY; encoded by the coding sequence ATGCACATCCAGATCTACACGCCCGACGGCAAGCCCCAACCCTGGCTCGATGGTTTTGCGCAGGCGCTGCCTGATGCACGGCTGTCGGTGTGGGAACAAGGCGCGGCGCAGGACGCCGACTACGCCGTGGTCTGGCAGCCTCCCGCTGACATGCTGCGCGGGCGCACGGATTTGCGCGCGGTGTTCAACCTGGGCGCGGGTGTCGATGCCATCCTCGGCTTGCGTGCACAGTCGCCCGATGCCATTCCCGAAGGCCTGCCGATCGTGCGCCTGGACGACGCCGGCATGGCTGCGCAGATGGGCGAGTACGTCACGCACGCCGTGCTGCGCTTCTTCCGCCGGCTCGACGAATACGAGCGCCAGCAGCAAGCCAAGATGTGGCGCTTCCTCAAGCCGTTCAATCGCGACGAGTTTGTCGTCGGCGTGCTGGGGCTGGGCGTGCTGGGTACGCACATCGCCAAGACGCTGGCGGGCTTCGGCTTTCCGGTGCGCGGGTGGAGCCGTTCGGCCAAGAGCATCGAAGGCATCGACTGCCGCGCCGGCACCGATGCACTGCCGGAATTCCTATCCGGCACCCGTGTGCTGGTGAACGTGCTGCCGCTCACCGCCGACACCGAGAACGTGATCGACGCCAAGCTGCTCGCGCAACTTGCGCCGGGCGCGTTCCTCGTCAACGTGGCGCGCGGCAAGCACGTGGTGGAAGACGATCTATTGGCTGCTGTGCGCAGCGGACAGATTGCCGGCGCCGCGCTCGACGTGTTCCGCAAGGAGCCGCTGCCCGCCGATCACCCGTTCTGGACCGAACCGCGCATCCACATCACGCCGCACATTTCGGCGCTGACGCTGCGCGAGGTGAGCATTGCCCAGATCGCGCGCAAGATCCGCGCACTGGAAGCCGGCGAACCGATCGCCGGCATCGTCGATCTGCAACGAGGTTACTGA
- a CDS encoding acetyl/propionyl/methylcrotonyl-CoA carboxylase subunit alpha, producing the protein MITKLLIANRGEIACRVAATCRKLGIRTVAVYSDADANARHVAACDEAIHIGEPAARDSYLRADRILEAARATGAQAVHPGYGFLSENEAFAKACAEAGIIFVGPPASAIEAMGSKSAAKALMEKAGVPLVPGYHGDNQDAAFLRTQADRIGYPVLIKASAGGGGKGMRVVESSDAFEASLASVKREASSSFGDDRVLIEKYLTRPRHIEIQVFADSFGDAVYLFERDCSVQRRHQKVLEEAPAPGMTLDRRRAMGEAAVAAARAVGYVGAGTVEFIVDEDGTFYFMEMNTRLQVEHPVTEMITGEDLVEWQLRVASGEPLPRSQDELHIHGHALEARIYAENPDRDFLPSIGTLKVLRTPTAVEFTVGAQANGEPAAIRIDAGVREGDAISPYYDPMIAKLIVWGRDREEALARMLQALGSFHLVGLSSNVAFLRRLVASKPFATADLDTGLIARNHDTLFPAAPEVPQDAIALAVAALLAREARSLRTDTRDPHSPWARGSGWRLNSAAERTLTFTHGEHAIDATLVYGRDGSRLKTNGNEAPFTSQRHGETFTVMLGSHKATGQVHADGDAFHVFTGGAHWTLERHDPLAHAGEADDEGGKLTAPMPGKVIAVLATPGQSVTKGAPLVVMEAMKMEHTLTAPADGVVESVLYGVGDQVTEGVQLLAFKPAE; encoded by the coding sequence ATGATCACCAAACTCCTCATCGCCAACCGAGGCGAAATCGCCTGCCGAGTCGCCGCCACCTGCCGCAAGCTGGGCATCCGCACCGTCGCGGTCTATTCGGATGCCGACGCCAACGCCCGCCACGTCGCGGCTTGCGACGAAGCGATCCACATCGGCGAACCCGCCGCCCGCGACAGCTACCTGCGCGCCGACCGCATCCTCGAAGCCGCCCGCGCCACCGGCGCGCAGGCCGTCCACCCCGGCTACGGCTTCCTCTCGGAAAACGAAGCCTTCGCCAAAGCCTGCGCAGAAGCCGGCATCATCTTCGTCGGCCCGCCGGCCTCGGCCATCGAAGCGATGGGCAGTAAGAGCGCGGCCAAGGCGCTGATGGAAAAGGCCGGCGTGCCGCTCGTCCCCGGCTACCACGGCGACAACCAGGACGCCGCCTTCCTGCGCACGCAAGCCGACCGCATCGGCTACCCCGTCCTCATCAAGGCCAGCGCAGGCGGCGGCGGCAAGGGCATGCGCGTGGTGGAATCGAGCGATGCGTTCGAAGCCTCGCTCGCCTCTGTCAAGCGCGAAGCCTCTAGCAGTTTTGGCGATGACCGCGTACTGATCGAGAAGTACCTCACGCGCCCGCGCCACATCGAAATCCAGGTCTTCGCCGACAGCTTTGGCGATGCCGTCTACCTGTTCGAGCGCGACTGCTCCGTGCAGCGCCGTCACCAGAAGGTGCTGGAAGAAGCCCCGGCCCCCGGCATGACGCTGGACCGCCGCCGCGCGATGGGCGAAGCCGCCGTGGCGGCCGCGCGCGCCGTGGGCTACGTCGGCGCCGGCACCGTCGAGTTCATCGTCGATGAAGACGGCACGTTCTACTTCATGGAGATGAACACGCGCTTGCAGGTCGAGCACCCCGTCACCGAAATGATCACGGGCGAAGACCTCGTCGAATGGCAATTGCGCGTGGCGTCCGGCGAACCGCTGCCGCGCTCGCAGGACGAATTGCACATCCACGGCCATGCGCTCGAAGCGCGTATCTACGCAGAGAACCCGGACCGCGATTTCCTGCCCTCCATCGGCACGCTGAAGGTGCTGCGCACGCCCACGGCGGTGGAGTTCACCGTCGGCGCGCAAGCCAATGGCGAACCGGCAGCCATTCGCATCGACGCCGGTGTACGCGAAGGTGATGCCATCAGCCCCTACTACGACCCGATGATCGCCAAGCTGATCGTCTGGGGCCGCGACCGCGAAGAAGCGCTCGCGCGCATGCTGCAAGCGCTGGGCAGCTTCCATTTGGTCGGGCTGTCATCCAACGTAGCGTTCCTGCGTCGCCTCGTGGCATCGAAGCCGTTCGCGACGGCGGACCTGGACACGGGCCTGATCGCGCGCAACCACGACACGCTGTTCCCCGCCGCGCCCGAAGTGCCGCAAGACGCCATCGCTCTGGCCGTTGCTGCGCTGCTGGCACGGGAGGCACGCAGCCTGCGCACGGATACGCGTGATCCGCATTCACCGTGGGCACGCGGCAGCGGCTGGCGCCTGAACAGCGCGGCGGAACGCACGCTGACGTTCACGCACGGCGAACATGCAATCGACGCCACGCTCGTCTACGGCCGCGACGGCTCGCGCCTGAAGACCAACGGCAACGAAGCCCCCTTCACCTCGCAGCGCCATGGCGAGACCTTCACCGTCATGCTCGGCTCGCACAAGGCGACGGGGCAAGTGCACGCCGACGGCGACGCCTTCCACGTCTTCACCGGCGGCGCACACTGGACGCTGGAGCGCCACGACCCCCTCGCCCACGCCGGTGAGGCCGACGACGAAGGCGGCAAGCTGACCGCACCGATGCCCGGCAAGGTCATCGCCGTGCTCGCCACGCCGGGGCAGAGCGTCACCAAAGGCGCGCCGCTCGTCGTCATGGAAGCCATGAAGATGGAGCACACGCTCACCGCCCCGGCGGACGGAGTAGTCGAGTCCGTGCTGTATGGCGTGGGGGATCAGGTGACGGAGGGCGTGCAGCTGCTGGCGTTCAAGCCGGCGGAGTGA